The Pantoea nemavictus genome includes a region encoding these proteins:
- the rdrB gene encoding antiviral RADAR system adenosine deaminase RdrB, with protein sequence MLQRTLTEHAAECFFGDERLAARLWQHLLKSADGLESDHWHRLQDDLYHLLVEGLEARHPREHRLTDVRQLMGRILDGDLLLTPKLPWLDELQQRLLQRNGDLLCYLESEVQAYVRLAAGLDPTLLAGWHLAQWLNDMPLPPIHDIRRVVSAQTAFFAPSGNPSLPFAEGHVHFWGITTDCAILDDYLLSGDELRLGNNASQWQREQHDNLETLLQRARQLLVLLLESDEQTKRPQNTKDNQPCCSEGWPQHLARLNLAMHSSTLKPDWDLLAASLHTTNVGSADWLLSEFALAMKRGDANRWLWLYVYLCRRYCQPDTHPLQRAAILCFWQTVNQLRSNLIMDGQGLTRFAERYYQSGLGRGGDYQGNMRRLWAGRADVAEIKSAPLAFKPAFVGKIAGGLLANASLSLPSPPYIFGESDILLDMQALAAMQALERWQFCGHFFRSQTHKQNQRPRPDLKKLWKEAEKLIRNLQSASGWNAPEFLGGKQNQNFHFQPARWFRGLDVAGDENALKIEWFAPVLRWLRSGFKPLSDGERASTGFHLSIHAGEDYAHPASGMRHIDETVHFCKMREGDRLGHALALGIVPKKWVARQGEMILPLDEHLDNLVWLWHHASVLSAVLPLAQQVLPLFERRIARFWRLSRWWQVPDLMDVDASSQQAGLNSAAGCDDAPLRHATPDDLYQAWWLRRNCHFRLNEVGDSWQITSQELCALPDHQELSESSTLASQLYKERHKWLEKITNVPLVIVCMGDEAAAHGGFNSKFGRKIDEDILKDIDTPAELDFMHALQDWLLTEYDKLGLIIEANPTSNVYIARLKSHAEHPIFRWYPPDESVLESGASANLYGLRRGPVRVLVNTDDPGIMPTTLRTEFLLLREAALELKVGRTLAERWLETLRQYGIEQFHRNHFPVFEPI encoded by the coding sequence ATGCTCCAGCGCACCTTGACTGAACACGCCGCTGAGTGTTTTTTTGGCGATGAAAGATTAGCCGCACGACTGTGGCAGCACTTGCTAAAGTCAGCTGACGGTCTGGAGTCTGACCATTGGCATCGACTGCAGGATGATTTATATCATTTGCTAGTAGAGGGCTTGGAGGCGCGCCATCCTCGCGAGCACCGGCTGACCGATGTGCGCCAGTTGATGGGGCGCATACTTGATGGTGACTTGTTGCTGACGCCAAAACTGCCGTGGCTGGACGAGCTACAACAGAGGCTATTGCAGCGCAATGGCGACTTGCTGTGCTACCTTGAGAGTGAGGTGCAGGCGTATGTGCGCCTTGCAGCGGGGCTGGACCCTACGTTGTTGGCCGGCTGGCATTTAGCACAGTGGCTGAATGACATGCCTCTGCCACCGATACACGACATCCGCCGCGTGGTGTCCGCGCAGACTGCATTTTTCGCCCCATCTGGAAACCCATCACTACCGTTTGCCGAGGGGCATGTGCATTTCTGGGGCATCACAACCGATTGCGCGATTCTCGACGATTATCTGCTGTCGGGTGACGAGTTAAGACTCGGCAACAATGCAAGTCAGTGGCAGAGAGAGCAGCACGACAACTTGGAGACTCTGTTGCAGCGCGCGCGGCAACTGTTGGTGTTGTTGCTGGAATCCGACGAGCAGACCAAGCGGCCCCAAAATACTAAGGACAATCAGCCATGTTGTTCGGAAGGTTGGCCGCAGCATCTGGCGCGGCTCAATCTTGCCATGCACTCCTCTACCCTCAAGCCAGACTGGGATTTGCTTGCCGCTAGCCTACATACTACCAACGTTGGTAGTGCGGATTGGCTACTGAGCGAGTTTGCATTGGCAATGAAGCGTGGCGATGCCAATCGCTGGTTGTGGCTGTATGTCTATCTTTGTCGCCGCTATTGCCAACCTGATACCCATCCACTGCAACGCGCGGCCATCTTGTGTTTCTGGCAGACCGTGAACCAGCTGCGTAGTAATCTGATAATGGACGGGCAAGGGCTGACACGCTTTGCCGAGCGCTACTATCAATCAGGGCTCGGTAGGGGTGGCGACTATCAAGGGAATATGCGCCGATTGTGGGCAGGTCGTGCTGATGTGGCAGAGATCAAGTCAGCGCCGCTGGCATTTAAGCCGGCGTTTGTCGGCAAGATCGCTGGCGGCCTGCTTGCAAATGCCAGTTTGTCCTTGCCAAGCCCCCCCTACATTTTTGGTGAATCTGATATCCTGCTGGATATGCAAGCTTTGGCCGCCATGCAGGCGCTGGAACGCTGGCAATTCTGTGGCCACTTTTTTCGTTCACAAACTCACAAGCAAAATCAGCGCCCCAGGCCGGATCTTAAGAAGTTGTGGAAAGAGGCTGAAAAGCTGATACGCAATCTACAAAGTGCTTCCGGCTGGAACGCACCCGAGTTTTTAGGCGGCAAACAGAATCAAAATTTCCATTTCCAACCGGCTAGATGGTTTCGTGGGTTAGATGTGGCAGGTGATGAAAACGCATTAAAAATTGAATGGTTTGCGCCAGTACTGCGTTGGCTGCGTAGCGGCTTCAAACCACTGTCGGATGGCGAACGTGCCAGCACCGGCTTTCATCTGAGTATTCATGCCGGTGAGGATTACGCCCATCCGGCATCGGGCATGCGCCATATAGACGAGACAGTACATTTTTGTAAGATGCGTGAAGGCGACCGGCTGGGCCACGCCTTAGCGCTGGGCATAGTCCCGAAAAAGTGGGTTGCACGGCAAGGCGAGATGATACTGCCACTGGACGAGCATCTGGATAATCTGGTGTGGCTTTGGCATCACGCAAGTGTGCTGAGTGCCGTACTGCCGCTGGCGCAGCAGGTATTGCCCCTGTTCGAGCGTCGTATTGCGCGTTTCTGGCGCTTGTCGCGCTGGTGGCAGGTGCCGGATTTGATGGACGTAGATGCGTCTAGCCAGCAGGCGGGGCTGAATTCTGCTGCCGGTTGCGATGATGCGCCTTTGCGTCATGCGACACCGGATGATCTGTATCAGGCATGGTGGCTACGTCGTAATTGTCACTTTCGCCTAAATGAGGTTGGTGATAGCTGGCAAATCACTTCGCAAGAGCTGTGCGCTTTGCCAGATCATCAAGAATTGAGCGAGAGCAGTACGCTGGCGAGCCAGCTTTATAAGGAACGGCATAAATGGCTGGAGAAAATTACAAATGTGCCTTTGGTGATTGTATGCATGGGAGATGAAGCGGCTGCACATGGTGGATTTAATTCCAAGTTTGGCCGTAAGATTGATGAAGACATTCTGAAAGATATCGACACCCCGGCCGAGCTGGACTTTATGCACGCGCTGCAAGACTGGCTACTAACTGAATACGATAAGCTGGGGCTGATCATCGAGGCGAACCCGACGTCCAATGTCTATATCGCACGACTGAAATCACACGCCGAACACCCGATTTTCCGCTGGTATCCACCAGACGAATCGGTGCTGGAAAGCGGCGCTTCGGCCAACCTTTATGGATTGCGCCGAGGACCTGTGCGTGTTCTAGTGAACACCGATGACCCCGGCATCATGCCGACGACACTACGCACCGAGTTTTTGCTGCTGCGCGAGGCTGCGCTTGAGCTTAAGGTAGGCCGCACATTGGCCGAACGCTGGTTGGAGACCTTACGGCAGTACGGCATCGAGCAATTTCATCGCAATCATTTTCCGGTATTCGAGCCAATTTAA